Proteins co-encoded in one Sulfurovum riftiae genomic window:
- a CDS encoding PAS domain-containing protein produces the protein MSTYVNSKTGNPIERREPQNEEYVYEGKPMIVETNSERVITYANKRFVETSGYSKDEVIGSPHCMHLHPEMPAGIFKDACRMNDEGKTWSGLVQNMNKEGISYWTELLIQPKVNDMGKIVGYMATRREMDASKLAAVKQEYESMRASGEETVKGQFCGEVYLGDSACAF, from the coding sequence GTGTCAACATATGTCAACAGTAAGACCGGTAACCCCATAGAGCGTCGGGAGCCTCAGAACGAAGAGTATGTATATGAAGGGAAACCGATGATTGTGGAGACGAACTCCGAGCGCGTCATCACCTATGCCAACAAGCGTTTTGTAGAGACAAGCGGCTACAGCAAGGATGAGGTCATCGGTTCGCCGCACTGTATGCATCTGCATCCGGAGATGCCAGCCGGTATCTTCAAGGATGCCTGCAGAATGAACGATGAGGGAAAGACCTGGAGCGGTCTGGTGCAGAACATGAACAAAGAAGGCATCTCCTACTGGACGGAGCTGCTCATCCAGCCAAAGGTAAATGACATGGGGAAGATTGTCGGATATATGGCAACGCGCAGAGAGATGGATGCTTCCAAGCTAGCAGCGGTGAAACAGGAGTATGAGAGTATGCGGGCCTCAGGAGAAGAGACTGTCAAAGGGCAATTCTGCGGCGAGGTCTATCTTGGCGACAGTGCATGTGCGTTCTAA
- the pyrE gene encoding orotate phosphoribosyltransferase: MDIEQVYKDANALLEGHFLLASGNHSSRYLQSAKVLEYPPKASLLTDALAKMIRDNGIEVDTVCAPALGGVVAGYELARSLGVRSIFVEKKEGGMELRRGFEVSPGEKIIICEDIITTGGSALKAAQAIEALGAKVVAFASLANRGFCKRVGGSTEAKSECKLPKDVPLFALEDFTFEMYTPEECPMCKEGSTAIKPGSKG, from the coding sequence ATGGATATTGAACAGGTATACAAAGATGCCAATGCCCTTCTTGAGGGGCACTTTCTCCTGGCAAGCGGCAACCATTCCAGCCGCTATCTTCAGAGCGCAAAGGTATTGGAGTATCCCCCAAAGGCTTCTCTACTTACAGATGCTCTTGCCAAAATGATCAGAGATAACGGTATTGAGGTCGATACGGTCTGTGCCCCTGCACTCGGAGGTGTGGTCGCCGGCTATGAACTCGCACGTTCTTTAGGGGTACGTTCGATCTTTGTCGAGAAGAAAGAGGGCGGCATGGAACTTCGCCGCGGTTTTGAGGTCTCACCAGGAGAGAAGATCATTATCTGTGAAGACATCATTACCACTGGCGGTTCTGCACTCAAAGCAGCCCAGGCCATTGAAGCACTGGGCGCCAAAGTGGTCGCTTTCGCTTCGCTGGCCAACAGAGGATTTTGTAAACGGGTCGGAGGAAGCACGGAAGCAAAAAGTGAATGCAAACTGCCCAAAGATGTACCACTGTTCGCGCTTGAGGATTTTACATTTGAAATGTACACACCCGAAGAGTGTCCGATGTGTAAAGAGGGAAGTACCGCCATCAAACCCGGCAGTAAAGGTTAA
- a CDS encoding ATP-binding protein: MKEIYEKLGLFYLGKDVDKKTMEPVEALTLLKNKNFTTHAAIIGMTGSGKTGLGVGIIEEAAIDNIPSIIIDPKGDMGDLCLSDPSFSAKTFEPWVKDEARAKEEDPAEYAQKTAAMWKEGIESFGQNASRVEKFHAVPKTIYTPGSSAGVPINIMSSLETPPSQIMEESDTFAAYLKSTTTSLLSLIGITADPLDSKEYILLAQIITKAWLSGEDLGIETLIGKIIKPSFSKIGVLPLDDFYSQDARFKLATKFNALLASPSFSLWLQGDNLDIQKLLYDENGKTKIAIFSIAHLNDDERMFFVTLLLNKYIAWMRRQSGTSALKTLLYMDEIFGYFPPTKNPPSKEPMLLLLKQARAFGVGVVLSTQNPVDLDYKGLSNIGTWFIGRLQTTQDIERVIDGLGGKIGSSFEKGEIKTLLANLKKRTFFLKSAHLDDIRLFTTRWVLSYLKGPLKRDEIAALMAEQKAQPVTGETTVRVDRKSDRLGTFQNVDASIPQYYEPDPTEQNVYIPTLAAKATVHFFNQRKGIDEERELLLSLELDAAQQQVSWEDAHQEDLDFTNLPYKAPKSAQYYDLPKFILEDRGLKRAVRELKNYLYQEEGLELFRCRSPKLESRAGESRSDFIVRIQDILQEKKEEEIEKLKTRYASKEKVLQDRLIRAQERVAKESADTTSSMIEMGISVLGALFGKTSPTKIGRAVSKGGRILKERGEMSRAEERVAKVEDDIDALNEELEEKIDALSEKYDIGQCEVENFRIKPRRTDIDVESCAIVWRVS, translated from the coding sequence ATGAAAGAGATCTATGAGAAACTGGGACTGTTCTATCTGGGGAAAGATGTCGATAAGAAGACGATGGAGCCTGTAGAAGCACTGACACTGCTGAAGAACAAGAACTTTACAACCCATGCTGCGATCATCGGTATGACCGGTTCGGGGAAGACCGGACTGGGTGTAGGCATTATCGAAGAGGCGGCGATTGACAATATCCCCTCCATCATCATCGATCCCAAAGGCGATATGGGTGATCTCTGCCTGAGTGACCCCTCTTTCTCGGCAAAGACGTTCGAACCGTGGGTAAAAGATGAAGCACGTGCCAAAGAGGAAGACCCTGCCGAGTATGCACAAAAGACCGCAGCAATGTGGAAAGAGGGGATCGAGAGTTTCGGGCAGAATGCCTCCCGTGTAGAGAAGTTCCATGCAGTTCCCAAGACCATCTACACACCCGGTTCTTCCGCCGGTGTGCCCATCAACATCATGTCCTCCCTTGAAACCCCTCCCTCCCAGATTATGGAGGAGAGCGATACCTTTGCCGCCTACCTGAAAAGTACGACGACCTCCCTGCTTTCACTCATAGGGATCACTGCCGATCCCCTGGATTCCAAAGAGTACATCCTCCTGGCACAGATCATTACCAAAGCATGGCTGTCAGGGGAAGACCTGGGTATCGAGACACTTATTGGCAAAATCATCAAGCCCTCTTTCAGTAAAATAGGGGTTCTTCCTCTGGATGATTTCTATTCGCAGGATGCACGTTTCAAACTGGCGACCAAGTTCAACGCGCTTCTGGCAAGCCCGAGTTTCTCCCTCTGGCTTCAGGGTGACAATCTTGATATCCAGAAACTGCTTTATGACGAGAACGGCAAAACGAAGATCGCCATCTTCTCCATTGCCCATCTCAATGATGATGAGCGCATGTTTTTCGTGACACTGCTGCTGAACAAATACATCGCATGGATGCGCAGGCAAAGCGGTACCTCTGCCCTTAAGACCCTGCTCTATATGGATGAGATCTTCGGCTATTTTCCTCCCACGAAGAACCCGCCAAGCAAGGAACCGATGCTTCTTCTGCTCAAGCAGGCGCGCGCCTTTGGTGTAGGGGTCGTACTCAGTACACAGAACCCTGTCGACCTTGATTACAAGGGGCTCTCAAACATCGGGACCTGGTTCATCGGCCGCCTGCAGACCACGCAGGATATCGAACGTGTCATCGACGGATTGGGCGGAAAGATCGGGTCGAGTTTCGAAAAGGGTGAGATCAAGACACTGCTTGCCAACCTGAAAAAAAGAACCTTCTTCCTTAAAAGTGCGCACCTTGATGATATACGGCTCTTTACGACAAGATGGGTCCTGAGCTACCTCAAAGGACCACTCAAAAGAGATGAGATTGCAGCCTTGATGGCAGAGCAGAAGGCACAGCCTGTAACAGGAGAGACAACAGTGAGAGTGGACCGTAAGAGTGACAGGCTGGGTACTTTCCAGAATGTGGATGCCTCCATTCCTCAGTATTATGAGCCGGATCCTACAGAGCAAAATGTATACATCCCGACATTGGCAGCCAAAGCCACGGTACACTTCTTCAATCAGCGCAAAGGGATAGATGAGGAGCGTGAGTTGCTGCTCTCTCTGGAGCTTGATGCTGCACAGCAACAAGTTTCATGGGAAGACGCACACCAGGAAGATCTGGATTTCACCAACCTGCCGTACAAAGCACCCAAAAGTGCTCAGTATTACGATCTGCCAAAGTTCATTCTTGAGGACAGGGGCCTGAAACGGGCCGTCCGGGAGCTTAAAAACTATCTCTACCAGGAAGAGGGTCTGGAACTTTTCCGATGCCGTTCTCCAAAGCTTGAATCCAGGGCAGGCGAATCCCGTTCGGACTTCATCGTCAGGATTCAGGATATACTGCAGGAGAAGAAAGAGGAGGAGATCGAGAAACTCAAAACACGTTACGCCTCCAAAGAGAAGGTACTGCAGGACAGGCTTATACGGGCACAGGAACGCGTCGCGAAAGAGTCTGCAGACACTACCTCCTCAATGATCGAAATGGGGATCTCCGTACTGGGGGCACTTTTTGGAAAAACCAGCCCCACCAAGATAGGCCGTGCGGTAAGCAAAGGCGGACGTATACTCAAAGAGCGCGGAGAGATGAGCAGGGCCGAGGAGAGGGTGGCGAAGGTAGAGGACGATATCGATGCGCTCAATGAGGAGCTTGAAGAGAAGATCGACGCTCTGAGTGAAAAGTATGATATCGGGCAGTGCGAAGTTGAGAATTTCCGGATCAAACCGAGAAGAACGGATATAGATGTAGAGAGCTGTGCCATTGTCTGGCGTGTTTCCTGA